The following coding sequences are from one Heterodontus francisci isolate sHetFra1 chromosome 38, sHetFra1.hap1, whole genome shotgun sequence window:
- the aagab gene encoding alpha- and gamma-adaptin-binding protein p34 isoform X2, which produces MELPSALLVSCYPGFVEETLVKDIIGADDLPEYTGPRNEVRSYPWTIDNKYYTATVQLCVVPSKFILTKEIADSVEAFLIYFDSSIKSGLDEVSTWLPLTQEWTPEVLILVCDRVSDNGVSRQTAQQWCIKYGFELVELNPEELPDEEDDFPESTGVTRIIQALNANVWSNVEMKTDRPQDIGILSSLTGVLENCGTEGETQVEYHSLTEPNAESLAEDSDRVTAVQTDSVIDPMLHLDIQELATLTTGEVDCENFERLFEKLKEMKDKAATLPHEQRKLHAEKVAKAFWMAIGGDREEIEEPSDEEND; this is translated from the exons acATTATTGGAGCAGATGACCTTCCTGAATATACAGGCCCCAGAAATGAAGTCCGATCCTACCCATGGACTATAGATAACAAATATTACACCGCTACTGTTCAGCTGTGTGTGGTGCCCAGCAAATTCATACTGACAAAGGAGATTGCTGACTCGGTGGAGGCCTTCTTGATTTACTTTGACAGCTCAATA AAGTCGGGCCTTGATGAGGTATCTACTTGGCTTCCTCTGACTCAAGAGTGGACCCCTGAGGTTTTGATTCTggtgtgtgacagagtttcagacaaTG GGGTGAGCAGGCAAACAGCACAGCAATGGTGCATTAAATATGGGTTTGAATTGGTGGAGCTCAATCCAGAAGAGTTGCCAGATGAAGAAG ATGACTTCCCTGAATCCACTGGTGTAACAAGAATTATTCAAGCCTTGAATGCAAATGTGTGGTCAAATGTTGAGATGAAAACAG ATAGGCCACAGGACATTGGAATTCTCAGTAGTTTAACTGGTGTACTTGAGAATTGTGGAACAGAAGGAGAAACACAGGTGGAA TACCACAGCCTTACAGAACCCAATGCTGAATCACTTGCAGAAGACAGCGATAGGGTGACAGCTGTTCAGACAGACAGTGTCATAG ATCCAATGCTACATCTGGATATCCAAGAACTCGCCACCCTTACCACAGGCGAAGTTGACTGTGAAAACTTTGAGCGATTATTTGAGAAGCTGAAGGAAATGAAAG ACAAAGCAGCAACGTTGCCTCATGAGCAAAGAAAACTACATGCAGAAAAG GTTGCTAAAGCTTTTTGGATGGCCATTGGTGGAGACAGAGAAGAGATTGAGGAGCCGTCTGATGAAGAGAATGACTAA
- the aagab gene encoding alpha- and gamma-adaptin-binding protein p34 isoform X1 produces MELPSALLVSCYPGFVEETLVKDIIGADDLPEYTGPRNEVRSYPWTIDNKYYTATVQLCVVPSKFILTKEIADSVEAFLIYFDSSIKSGLDEVSTWLPLTQEWTPEVLILVCDRVSDNGVSRQTAQQWCIKYGFELVELNPEELPDEEDDFPESTGVTRIIQALNANVWSNVEMKTDRPQDIGILSSLTGVLENCGTEGETQVEYHSLTEPNAESLAEDSDRVTAVQTDSVIVDPMLHLDIQELATLTTGEVDCENFERLFEKLKEMKDKAATLPHEQRKLHAEKVAKAFWMAIGGDREEIEEPSDEEND; encoded by the exons acATTATTGGAGCAGATGACCTTCCTGAATATACAGGCCCCAGAAATGAAGTCCGATCCTACCCATGGACTATAGATAACAAATATTACACCGCTACTGTTCAGCTGTGTGTGGTGCCCAGCAAATTCATACTGACAAAGGAGATTGCTGACTCGGTGGAGGCCTTCTTGATTTACTTTGACAGCTCAATA AAGTCGGGCCTTGATGAGGTATCTACTTGGCTTCCTCTGACTCAAGAGTGGACCCCTGAGGTTTTGATTCTggtgtgtgacagagtttcagacaaTG GGGTGAGCAGGCAAACAGCACAGCAATGGTGCATTAAATATGGGTTTGAATTGGTGGAGCTCAATCCAGAAGAGTTGCCAGATGAAGAAG ATGACTTCCCTGAATCCACTGGTGTAACAAGAATTATTCAAGCCTTGAATGCAAATGTGTGGTCAAATGTTGAGATGAAAACAG ATAGGCCACAGGACATTGGAATTCTCAGTAGTTTAACTGGTGTACTTGAGAATTGTGGAACAGAAGGAGAAACACAGGTGGAA TACCACAGCCTTACAGAACCCAATGCTGAATCACTTGCAGAAGACAGCGATAGGGTGACAGCTGTTCAGACAGACAGTGTCATAG TAGATCCAATGCTACATCTGGATATCCAAGAACTCGCCACCCTTACCACAGGCGAAGTTGACTGTGAAAACTTTGAGCGATTATTTGAGAAGCTGAAGGAAATGAAAG ACAAAGCAGCAACGTTGCCTCATGAGCAAAGAAAACTACATGCAGAAAAG GTTGCTAAAGCTTTTTGGATGGCCATTGGTGGAGACAGAGAAGAGATTGAGGAGCCGTCTGATGAAGAGAATGACTAA